The sequence below is a genomic window from Mycobacterium spongiae.
GTGCTCCGCACACCGCCGAATGCCTGGTGGTCTCCGACTGGAATCACGCCTACACCCGTGAGGAGGCCGCTTACCCGCTCGGCGCAGCGTTTCGGCCCAAGGTCTGGCCCGCTGTGCGTCGCATCGACGGCGCCCACGGCGATCGCAACCTGATTTGCTCGTGCCCGCCGTTGGAGGCTTTCGCCTGAGTTATCGCCTGGCCCAGGGACCTACCACGCCGGAGGTTGATCACGAGATTGCGTTCACCGCGGTCGACAAACGCGAATTGAACGACTCCGGAATAGGCACATACCCGTGCTCCGCCAAACCATCCTGGCCTGCGCCGATGGTGCTTTGCAGGAAGGCCTTTACCGCCGCGCCGACCTCGGGATCTGGATACTTCGAGCACACAATCTCATAGACCGCGAGCACGATCGGGTAGGAGCCGGACTCGCTTGGCCGGTAGAACGAGATGGTGTCGAGGACGAGGTCGTTGCCTTTGTTGATGATCCCCGCCGAGGCAATCGTCTTCGCCACCGACTCGGTGCTGATCGTCACCGGATCCGGACCCGCTGACGTGATGATCTTGGCCATGTCCAGCTGTTCTTGCTGGGCGAAGGACCATTCGGTGTAGCTGATCGATCCCGGGGTGCCTTTGACAGCCGAGGCGGCGCCGGCGTTGCCCAAGGCGCCGGAGCCGACACCGCCGCTGAACGTCTTTCCGGCGCCCTTACCCCACGCACCGTCGCCAGCGGTGTCGAGGTATCGCTGGAAGTTATCCGTGGTCCCGGACAGATCGCTACGGAACACGACACGAATGGGATCAGCGGGCAAGGTGACACCGGAATTCAACGCCTGGATCGCAGGATCGTTCCAGGTGGTAATGCCACCGTTGAAGATCTTCGCGGCCGTGCGACCGTCGAGGGTCAATGCGGTCACGCCGTCGACGTTGTAGGTAATGGCGACCGGTCCGAACACCACCGGCAGGTTCCACGCCGGCGAACCGCAGCGCTGCTGGGCAGCGGCGTACTCCTCCGGGATCAACGGCGAGTCCGAGCCACCAAAATCGGTCGTGTTGCCCGTGAAGTCGGCGATGCCGGCGCCCGACCCGTTGGCCGTGTAATTCAGCCTATGCCCCGCACAAGCGTGCTCGAAGGCTTCGACGAACCGAACCATCGCGTTGGCCTGGGCCGTCGACCCGCTGGCGGTGAGCGTCTTCGTTCCGCCGCAACTCACACTCGCCGACAAAGCGCCCGTCGACACACTTGGTTCGCTTGCCTTGTTGTCGCTGTTGCAGGCCGACAGCACCAGCGCAGCCGTAACCAGACAACCTGGCAGGGCGCTAAATCGGTTGATCTTCAATGGAGTTCCTTTGAACTAGTTCCCCTGATCGAAAGCGGAACTAGGACCGCCGTCAGCAGGGTGCAACACTACTGCAGCATAGGCGCACCGGACCTTAATGGCCGGTGACATCGCGGCGTCCTGATAGTGAACTGGAACCAATCACGGCCGCCGCAGCGCCAACCGGTACTCCGTGCGGTCCGGGGCCGCCCGAGGGGCCTTCGCCGCGCGGCCGGCACCGGGATTGTTTACCATAATCCGTGCCGGCTCCCAGTTGGCTGGCATGTGAACAAAACATGTACAACTACCGACCAACCTGGAACCGCAGGCATGGTGCCCGCCAAAATTGGACTAGTAGCCGAACCGCCAGCGTCGGCGGCGTATTGGCGTCCACACGACATCGCCCTTCGGCACGACATCTCACTTCAGCTTCAGGGGGCACCCCACATGGTTAACCGCCTTTTTATGGCTATGGCGGTCGCATGGATTGGCCTTCTCATACCACTGGCAACAGCACAGGCCGACACCATCGACGACAATTTTCTGGCAACGCTGCGGTCGGAGGGCATTACCGACCACATCTCTACCTCACACGCTATCCAGGCTGGTCATGTTGTCTGCGTGAAACTGGACAACGGCCTGAGCCCAGGAGATGTGGTGCGTGACGTGTTGCTGAGCAGCAGCATGCCCGCGTATCACTCCGGCTTCTTCGTCGGCGCGAGCATCGACGCGTACTGCCCACGGCACAAGGCCGAGATTCCCACCGGCTAGGCCCCCGGGAGAGCGGCGTGCCGCCGCAGCGATCTGGTTAGGGTTGCCGTGGCCGGCTAGACGGTGCCGAACCGATCGACGATTGCCGTGGCGATCCGGTCGGGGGCATCTTCCTGGATGAAGTGCTTGGCGTCGGGCAGTTCGACCAGGACATGATCGGGGAATGTCGCGCGCATCCGCGGGATCATGGGTCCGGGTTTGAATGCGAAGTCCTTCATTCCCCAAATCAGCAGGGTGCGTTTGGCGCCCAGCGTCGCTGGTACCTCCCGGGCCAGCCGCTGAAGGAGGGGTCTGGCGGCCAGTATCTGTTTCGGCATTTCGGCTACGCCCACTCGGGCTGCAGGGTTGGGCTGCACCGCTCGGTAGTGCTCCATGACTGCCGAGCTGAGTTGGTGTTGGGTTCCGACCGGTATCAGTCGCTCCACGAAGAAGTTGCGCTGCAGAATCGCGTACTGCAAAGGCGGGCTGGACATCACCTTGCTGAACGCCTTCATGGTCAGCGCGTCCGTGGGCCAGAACCACGTGTTGCCCAACACGACGCCGCGCACTCGATCGGCGCGCTCCACCGCGACCGCCATGCTGACCGGTCCACCCCAGTCCTGGCCCATCGTCAGGTAGCCGTCGAGGCCAAGGTGATCGACAAACTCGCCGACAACCCGCGCGTGCTCTTCGATCGTGTATCCGAATCCCGAGGGCCGCTCCGAAAGCCCAAAACCGAGATAATCGGGCGCGATACAGCGGAAGCGGTCCCGCAACGCCGCGATGATGTCCCGGTACAGGAAGCTCCAGGTCGGGTTGCCGTGGCAGAACAGGATCGGCGGGCCTGTGGCGCTCGTGGGGCCCTCGTCGATGAAGTGGATCCGGCCGCGTGAGCTGTCGAACCAGCGCGACTCGAACGGGTACAGCAGGGGATCCGGGGTGAATTCGAGGCTCATGGCACTCCTTATGATCGCGCTCCCGATGCTAGCCGCCATGGTCGCGATCGGCGGCCGCGGGCCTGACACGCACGTATAGCGGTCAAACACGCTCAAACCTTGGACTAGCATCCCTGGGGTGACAGCTGCGGACGCGGACCGGCGACGCTCCAATCGGCGCGGCCTCGCGACGCGTGAAAGTATGCTGGAGGCCGCACTCCAGTCGTTGGCATCCGGCGATCCAGGGGCAGCGTCAGCAAATCGTATCGCCAAGGAAATCGGCGCCACGTGGGGAGTGGTCAAGTACCAATTCGGCGGCGTTGACGGATTCTGGGCCGCGGTATTGCACCGTACCGCGGTGCGCTGCCAAGCGTTACCGTCGCCCGCGGTCTCGGCGGGTCAGTTGCATGAGCGAGTTTCGGTGATCATCGACATCTTGTACGAAGGCCTGACGTCCACCGATTCCCGTGCCATCGAGACCTTGCGCAAAGCGCTACCGAACGATCGCGTCGAACTTGAGCAGCATTACCCAAAGACCGCAGTCGCACTGTCGAAATGGCAGCATGGCTGGGCGCGCGCCTGTCAGGAGGCATTTGCGGGTCTACACGTCGACCCCAACCGCGTTCGTGAAGTCGCAGCGTTCATCCCAGGAGCGATGCGGGGAATTACCTCCGAGAAGCAGCTGGGCACCTACACCGACCTGGACCAGGCCCGCCGCGGACTCACCAACGCGATCGTCGCCTATTTGGAGAATTCGGATTCGAGCTAGTACTCGCCGTCGCGCGCTCGCGATGGTATGCCCGAAGTGTGAGATCAGCGAGTGTCCGGCAGTGGTGCGACGGTGGACGATGGGTGCAGACAGATCTGGGCAAGGTCTTCGTTCGGTCGGGACCGGGCGAATCGCCGACGGTCCTTCTGCTGCACGGCTATCCCTCGAGTTGCTACGACTTCCGCCAGGTGGTCGAGCACCTGGGCGGCCGAGCCTGGGTGACGATGGACTTTCTCGGCTTCGGTTTGTCGGACAAACCCCGCCCGCACCGCTACAGCTTGCTGGAGCAGGCCGACCTGGTGCAGACCGTGATCGCCGCAGCCACGATCGGCCCAGTTGTGCTGCTCGCCCACGACATGGGCACGTCGGTGACCACCGAGTTGCTCGCGCGCGATCTGCAGGGTCGCCTGCCATTCGAGCTGCGCCGCGTCGTGTTGAGCAACGGCAGCGTGATCTTGGAGCGGGCTAGCCTGCGGCCGATCCAGAAGGTCCTGCGCAGCCCGCTGGGTCCGGTTGCTGCGCGGTTGATCAGCCGTGGCGGCTTCAACCGGGGGTTCGGCAAGCTGTTCTCGGCCGAGCACCCACTGGCGCTGGAGGAAGCACAGGCCCAGTGGGAGTTGTTGTGCTACAACGACGGCAACCGCATACCCCACCTGCTGATCAGCTACCTCGAAGAGCGGGTGCAATACGCGCAGCGCTGGCACGGGGCGGTGCGCGACTGGCCCAAACCGCTCGGGTTCGTCTGGGGACTCGCCGATCCTGTGGCGACGACGAACGTGCTGGCTGGATTGCGGGAGCTGCGCCCGAGTGCTGACGTCGTGGAGCTGCCGGGGTTGGGGCACTACCCGCAGATCGAGGATCCCAAGGCGTACGCTGACGCCGCGCTGGCGCTGCTCGTCGAATGACGATCAGCTCATAGCGGTGAGAGCCGAGGGGCCGGCTGCCCCGGCTAGCGCCGCACGACCGGTAGATCGACCCGGGAAGCGCGTAGCCGGCTGCGGTGGACGTGCAGCACCGGTGGTCCGCCGGGCAGGATCGCGAAGTGGCTGGCGTCGGCGCCGGCGATGGCGACACGGATCTGGTGCCCCGGTTGGAACAGGTACGAGGTGGGCAGCAGGTCGAACGTCAGCTCCGCGATCTCGCCCGCGACAAGAGCCTGCGCGTCGCTGCGCTTGAACGTTCTGTAGGGGACCGGCTGGCGGTACCGTGGCGGCGCTTCGCTGAGCCGACGGTTGATGGCGCGCAACTGACCCTCGGTGATGTAGACGACGTGGCCACGCTCATCGACGTCCTCGAGATAGACAAAAAACGTGCCGTCGCTGGTGGTCGAGGTGACAAACAGGGTGACGACAGGATGGCCGGTGACTTCGACGGGATGACGAAGCGGCGCGGACGTATAGGTCAACAGCTTGGCGTCCTGGATGTTGCGGTCCGGGTAGCGAACGTGTCCACCGATGCCGACTTGCGCGCGCCAGCGGGAGTGCTCACCGGTTCCGGCCGTCCGGTCCACGACATAGTCGTCGGCGCCGGCATCGGAATCGGGCGCATCCAGACTCAGCTGTCGCGCTGGGGCGAAGTAGTAGCTTTGCATGGTGGCGGGCGGCGGCCAGGAATCGGCCGATTTCCAACGGTCTTCCACCATGGTGAAGTAGTGCACCGGCGGTTCCGAACCGATGCCGGTGTCACGGCCCCTGAGGTGATAGTCGCAGAACCGCAGTAACTCGCCGTCGTGATCAAAACCTGGCTTGCTCAGCCCGCGGAGGGGATCGACGTGCCAGCCGCCAGTATGGTTCCACGGTCCCAGCGTCAGCCGGCTGCCCGAGTTGGAGAGGGTAAGAAAGCGCTTGACCGCGGAATGGGCATACCCGCCGTCGAACCAGCCGCTATAGCTGTAGACAGCGGCTCCCGACGCCTCGATGTCGTGCCAATAGTTGTGCGGACTGATCAGATTGATGCTGCCCGACTCATCGATGGGCGCCCCGATAGGCTCGAAGCCGCTGCCGAGTTGGCGATGGTAGGGATCCGATGGGGCTATGTCGTCACGAAACGTCAACGACAACGCTTGCTCATGGACGTCGTAGTTGTCGCGATGCGCGGCGATAGCCTCCGCCCGCAGCGAGCGGTCACGGTCGCCTTGCACCGGCGCAACGCCAGTGAGCGGGAGCTTCGCCCACCACCCGACGACCTCATGCAGCGCGTTGCGGTCGAGGGCTTCGTTGTAGCGCCCCCATGTTTCGGTGAACCAGGTGGCGTGAATGCCGCCGGGGAAGGCGATATCGGTGAAGGCGTCGAACAGCGCGAAACACGGCGCGATCACCTCCACCGCTGGGTGCTGGTTCACCAGCAGGAGCTCAGCCGCCGTGCCGTCGTACGAGTTTCCCAGCGCGGCAACCTTTCCGTTGCACCACGGCTGGCGCACGATCCAGTCGACAATGTGGGCGCCGTCACGGATCTCGTCCGGTGACCACTCACAGACGCGGGCACCATAGGACGCACCCGACCCGCGTACGTCCACGTCGACCCACGCATAGCCGCCGGCAACGAAGCGTCGTCGGCGCCGTTTGTCTCCGGCGATGTGCTGAAAAGGCAAGCCTGCGAAGACCATCCGCAGAGGCCAGCGTAGTTGCATCGACCGGTAGTAGCGGGTCTGGTGCAGGATCGCCGGTACCCGGACGCCGTTGGTGAGGCCCGCGGGAAGATAGAGGTCGATGGCGATCCGCACGCCGTCACGCATCGTCACATAGCAAGAGGAATAACGCATTCCCCGATACTTTGGGCGCCTGGGTTCTGGTGGTTGTGGGGGGTACCAGGCCGCATCCGAGCCGCTGTACGCCATCAGGGGTAGCCCGGCGATCAGCCCAACAGGATGGTGACTGCGGTAGCGAGGTCGGGGGAGGCCGACGTGCTCAAGTTTTGGTAGGTGCCCCCACTGAGCTGCGCGACGGCTTCCCAGGTTGCCCGGTCTGGGTCGTCGCCAAAGTCAATGATGTTGACCGCGATCGGTTTTGCCGGGTCGGCGCTCGTCCGGATGAAATCTTGTAGCCCCGGCCCATCGAGGGTTTGATCGGTGTGCGGCCCCGCTGTAATGACGAGAATTGAATTAGCTTGGCCGTCATGGTAATTGGCCAGCATGTCCTGATAGATCAACCGCAAGGTGGTGAACGACACCGCGCCGCCGTTAGAGGAATACTGTTTGTTCAGCGCCGCTGTCAGGGCCTCTGAGCGGGGCTGCCCGTCGACGGGGTCGGCCAACGGCCCGGCCGGCACCTCGGTTCGTCCCTCCTGACCGTCGAATGTCCACAAGCCGACGACCGCACTGGGCGGCATTCCGCGAATCCGGTTCTCCAGCGCCGCAATGACATTGTCGAGCCGGGACTTGCCGCCTTCGTCCTGGGGCATCGACTGGTCGAGCATGATGGTGGCGGCCACGCCGTTCGATGGTGCGCCCATACTGTCGGCCAGCGTGGCGCGGGTGGCCTCGTCACCGACCGACAGTGTCGAAGACAACGCCGGAAAGCTGGTCACGGGGCTGGCGGGCGGTTCCACATCGTTAACGCGGAAACCCGCCTCGGCGAGCTTCGCGAGTTGCTCTGGCTTATGCATATACCGGGAAAACGCACTGGCCGCAGTGGTCTGCTCTTGCGACAGCCACGAACCGCCAAGCAACACCGTCGGATAGTCGGCGACCGCAACTGGCCCGGGCGGTAGCCAGAAGCTCAACGTGTTCTTGGCGTCCGACAGCGACTGGCCGCGCTCGAACAGCGCTTGCTCCGTGGTCACCACTGCATGCACCGGTGCCGCCGCCGAATCACCCGGTTTGAGTAGCGCGTTCATCGCTTCCGTGAGGGAGTCATCGGCGAGCTTGGGTTGCGCGCTCATCAGGGTGCGAACTGCACCTATGCCGGCCGTCGGCGACGCACCCGCCGGGGCGGACGCGGCCGCTATTGCTTCGCCGGCCAGCAACGACGCGTCTGCATTGCCGGCGATCGGCAGTGCCAGGCGCAGCGAGCCCCACGTTGGCAGGTCCAGGGCGGCCAGCGAGTCGGGGGTGGACTGCAGGCCGGGTAGTGCCGCCCAGTCCTGATTGGCCAGTGCCGGCTGCAATTCCGGCCGAACGGCCACGAGCACCGGCGATGTCACCAGTGGGCGGCTGTCGCTAATCGTTTGCGGACCTGCCGCAGCGGACAGCCGCGCGGCGGAGATCGAGCTGGCGGGGATCCACAATCCCGGTCGGCTGCCAAGGTCGCTCGGCCATTCGCCGATGAATCCGCCGACGACGGCGTCGGAGCCCGCAGGTTTCACGGCCACTGCGACGCAGCGGTCACCGATCGGACCGGCCGACGCGTTGTAGCTGTCGGCAAAGTCCTTGACGTAGCCGGCAATCGACGCGTCAGCGATGACCGCGACGGTGTCGTTGCCTCCGACGCAGCTCGCCGCGGCCGTGTGCGAACGGTTGGACAACGCGTCACCGAAGAAACTCCACAGGATCACCCCTGCGACCACCACGATGACGGTCACAAAGGCCACGATTACGCCGATGCTGACGCCACGTCGTCCGCCGACACCGCGGTGACCGCCCTGAGATTCACCGAGTCCCCGATGGCCGGCGCGCAACGGCGGCGGCGCGATCGCTGACGGATCCGGACCCGCTGGTTCCGAGCCTGCCGGGGGCGATGAAAAATCGGGGTACTCGCCCGCGCCCGCGGGCGCGTAGGCGCCAGCGGCAGGGTAGTGGCCCGCGTCGGTGGGGTGGGTCGCATCCGGGTACGACCCGTAACCGCTCTGCTGCGGGGACGTCGGGGGCTCGTCGCCGGCCCGGACGTTGTTGTCGGTCAGGGGGTCGGTCAGCTGGTCGGTCGCGGTTGGTTCAGCAGCCGCCTCGTCGAACCCGCTGCCGGCCTGGAGGTCAGCACCGTGATCGTCTAGCTGGTAGCCCCGGTCGTGTTGTTCTGCGGGATCTTCGTCAGAAGGTTCATCGGCGGAATCCTCAGGGTCGGGCTTGCTGTGCCTACCCATACCAGTCTCTGCGTCCTCTCCGTCCCAGATTGCCTAGCGGCCGTCACCGTCGCCGGCCTGGGCCTTAAACTCGCGCCGTCGGCGATGCAGGATCGGTTCGGTGTAGCCGTTGGGCTGCTGCCCCCCGGACAGGATCAGCTCTTCGGCGGCCAGGAAGGCGATGCTGTCATCGAAGTTCGGCGCCATCGGTCGATACGCCGAGTCTGCAGCGTTTTGCTGATCCACCAGCGGCGCCATTCGCTCCAGGCTGGCGCGAACGTCCTCACTGGTAATCACCCCATGGCGCAACCAGTTGGCCAGGAGCTG
It includes:
- a CDS encoding CocE/NonD family hydrolase, coding for MAYSGSDAAWYPPQPPEPRRPKYRGMRYSSCYVTMRDGVRIAIDLYLPAGLTNGVRVPAILHQTRYYRSMQLRWPLRMVFAGLPFQHIAGDKRRRRRFVAGGYAWVDVDVRGSGASYGARVCEWSPDEIRDGAHIVDWIVRQPWCNGKVAALGNSYDGTAAELLLVNQHPAVEVIAPCFALFDAFTDIAFPGGIHATWFTETWGRYNEALDRNALHEVVGWWAKLPLTGVAPVQGDRDRSLRAEAIAAHRDNYDVHEQALSLTFRDDIAPSDPYHRQLGSGFEPIGAPIDESGSINLISPHNYWHDIEASGAAVYSYSGWFDGGYAHSAVKRFLTLSNSGSRLTLGPWNHTGGWHVDPLRGLSKPGFDHDGELLRFCDYHLRGRDTGIGSEPPVHYFTMVEDRWKSADSWPPPATMQSYYFAPARQLSLDAPDSDAGADDYVVDRTAGTGEHSRWRAQVGIGGHVRYPDRNIQDAKLLTYTSAPLRHPVEVTGHPVVTLFVTSTTSDGTFFVYLEDVDERGHVVYITEGQLRAINRRLSEAPPRYRQPVPYRTFKRSDAQALVAGEIAELTFDLLPTSYLFQPGHQIRVAIAGADASHFAILPGGPPVLHVHRSRLRASRVDLPVVRR
- a CDS encoding DUF732 domain-containing protein: MAMAVAWIGLLIPLATAQADTIDDNFLATLRSEGITDHISTSHAIQAGHVVCVKLDNGLSPGDVVRDVLLSSSMPAYHSGFFVGASIDAYCPRHKAEIPTG
- a CDS encoding substrate-binding domain-containing protein, whose product is MGRHSKPDPEDSADEPSDEDPAEQHDRGYQLDDHGADLQAGSGFDEAAAEPTATDQLTDPLTDNNVRAGDEPPTSPQQSGYGSYPDATHPTDAGHYPAAGAYAPAGAGEYPDFSSPPAGSEPAGPDPSAIAPPPLRAGHRGLGESQGGHRGVGGRRGVSIGVIVAFVTVIVVVAGVILWSFFGDALSNRSHTAAASCVGGNDTVAVIADASIAGYVKDFADSYNASAGPIGDRCVAVAVKPAGSDAVVGGFIGEWPSDLGSRPGLWIPASSISAARLSAAAGPQTISDSRPLVTSPVLVAVRPELQPALANQDWAALPGLQSTPDSLAALDLPTWGSLRLALPIAGNADASLLAGEAIAAASAPAGASPTAGIGAVRTLMSAQPKLADDSLTEAMNALLKPGDSAAAPVHAVVTTEQALFERGQSLSDAKNTLSFWLPPGPVAVADYPTVLLGGSWLSQEQTTAASAFSRYMHKPEQLAKLAEAGFRVNDVEPPASPVTSFPALSSTLSVGDEATRATLADSMGAPSNGVAATIMLDQSMPQDEGGKSRLDNVIAALENRIRGMPPSAVVGLWTFDGQEGRTEVPAGPLADPVDGQPRSEALTAALNKQYSSNGGAVSFTTLRLIYQDMLANYHDGQANSILVITAGPHTDQTLDGPGLQDFIRTSADPAKPIAVNIIDFGDDPDRATWEAVAQLSGGTYQNLSTSASPDLATAVTILLG
- a CDS encoding haloalkane dehalogenase, which encodes MSLEFTPDPLLYPFESRWFDSSRGRIHFIDEGPTSATGPPILFCHGNPTWSFLYRDIIAALRDRFRCIAPDYLGFGLSERPSGFGYTIEEHARVVGEFVDHLGLDGYLTMGQDWGGPVSMAVAVERADRVRGVVLGNTWFWPTDALTMKAFSKVMSSPPLQYAILQRNFFVERLIPVGTQHQLSSAVMEHYRAVQPNPAARVGVAEMPKQILAARPLLQRLAREVPATLGAKRTLLIWGMKDFAFKPGPMIPRMRATFPDHVLVELPDAKHFIQEDAPDRIATAIVDRFGTV
- a CDS encoding TetR/AcrR family transcriptional regulator, producing MLEAALQSLASGDPGAASANRIAKEIGATWGVVKYQFGGVDGFWAAVLHRTAVRCQALPSPAVSAGQLHERVSVIIDILYEGLTSTDSRAIETLRKALPNDRVELEQHYPKTAVALSKWQHGWARACQEAFAGLHVDPNRVREVAAFIPGAMRGITSEKQLGTYTDLDQARRGLTNAIVAYLENSDSS
- the pstS gene encoding phosphate ABC transporter substrate-binding protein PstS, yielding MKINRFSALPGCLVTAALVLSACNSDNKASEPSVSTGALSASVSCGGTKTLTASGSTAQANAMVRFVEAFEHACAGHRLNYTANGSGAGIADFTGNTTDFGGSDSPLIPEEYAAAQQRCGSPAWNLPVVFGPVAITYNVDGVTALTLDGRTAAKIFNGGITTWNDPAIQALNSGVTLPADPIRVVFRSDLSGTTDNFQRYLDTAGDGAWGKGAGKTFSGGVGSGALGNAGAASAVKGTPGSISYTEWSFAQQEQLDMAKIITSAGPDPVTISTESVAKTIASAGIINKGNDLVLDTISFYRPSESGSYPIVLAVYEIVCSKYPDPEVGAAVKAFLQSTIGAGQDGLAEHGYVPIPESFNSRLSTAVNAIS
- a CDS encoding alpha/beta fold hydrolase is translated as MRSASVRQWCDGGRWVQTDLGKVFVRSGPGESPTVLLLHGYPSSCYDFRQVVEHLGGRAWVTMDFLGFGLSDKPRPHRYSLLEQADLVQTVIAAATIGPVVLLAHDMGTSVTTELLARDLQGRLPFELRRVVLSNGSVILERASLRPIQKVLRSPLGPVAARLISRGGFNRGFGKLFSAEHPLALEEAQAQWELLCYNDGNRIPHLLISYLEERVQYAQRWHGAVRDWPKPLGFVWGLADPVATTNVLAGLRELRPSADVVELPGLGHYPQIEDPKAYADAALALLVE